The Salvelinus alpinus chromosome 22, SLU_Salpinus.1, whole genome shotgun sequence DNA window ctacactgaacaaaaatataaacacaacatagaCAAAAatgctgtgcacaaatttgtttacgtccctattagtgagcatttctccttagccaagataatccatccacctgacaggtgtggaataacAATAAGATGATtaaacatcatcatcattacacaggtgcaccttgtgctgagaaCAAAAAaagggccactctaaaatgtgcagtttgtcacacaacacaatgctacagatgtctcaagttttgaggaagtacgcaattggcatgctgactgtaagaatgtccaccagagctgttgccaggtaattcaatgttaatttatctaccataagccgtcgttttagggaatttggcagtacgtccaaccggcctcaaaaccgcagaccacatgcatggcgttgtgtgggcgagcggtttgctgatgtcaatggtggcggtggggttatggtatgggcagcatAATCTACGGAAAACTAACATTTTATctatggaaatttgaatgcacatagataccgtgatgagatcctgaggcccgttgtcgtgccattcatctgcctccatcacctcatgtttcagcatgataatgcacggccctacactaccgttcaaaggtttggggtcacttaagaatgtccttgtttttgaaagaaaaccacatttgtgtccattaaaataacatcaaatgtaTCAAAAATTGTCATCTTGCTcaaatttctgatcaatttgatgtcattttgatgtacaattttttttcttttctttaaaaaacaaggacatttctaagtgacaccaaacttttgaacggtagtgtatgtcgcaaggatctgtacacaattcctgaaagctgaaaatgtcccagttctttcatggcctgcatactcaccagacgttACCCATAGATCATGTTTGGTATCCTCTGTGTatggcagcgtgttccagttcctgccaatatccagcaacttcacagccattgaagcggaatgggacaacattccacaggccacaatcaacagcctgatcacctctatgcaaaggagatacagtgtgtcgcgctgcatgaggcaaatggtggtcacaccagataatgactggttttctgatccacgcccctaactttttttaaaaggtatctgtgaccaacagatgcatatctgtattcccagtcatgtgaaatccatagattaaggccaaatttatttatttcaattgactgatttccttatatgaactgcaactctgtaaaatcttttaaattgttgcacgttgcattaatatttttgttcagtatataaaatGATCTACAAGCAGTGAGcgtggtaaactatatttttgttcagtatagttccaCCTTGATGTCCGGCTCTTTCTTTCACCAACCCTATCTCTCTGGTTGGCCCTTATTAATAAGACATGAGCCCAACCATTCGTACAGCTGTAGTTCTACTTTATGGTGCACACTGATGTGTCTACACTATCAATCATTTGTGGAATAGCATGAAGTAGACAATAGCATTAATCCTGCCTCAACTTCCTTGTGTTTAATGTATGAATTGTACCCAAAATTGAACTATTTCACATTAATAATTCAGTTACGTTTAAGGTGCTCAGGAAATAGGATTTAGTATGCCTCAACTTGCTTTTGTGATTTGTATCTATGTCAACTTAACCTGagaaagatagagacagagagagagagagtgagagagtgagagagtgagagagagagcgagagagcgagggagagagataaagaaaaagagagataaagagagagagagataaagaaagagagagagagaaatagagaggacgGGAGAAAACTCATgaccacatacacatacacacagagcttATTGCTTGATAAAGATAAGACTCCTTATTGAGGCCTACGACCCAGACAGGGGCCATTACATTctaaatagcatcataaaatacATTCCTTTTCTTTCATAATATTGTTTTACCTAACTTTGGTTTGGCATGTTGTCAATGGAGTGAGTTGTGAGCATTATGGCCTGCAGCTGGGCTGATATGGTAAGGtgtgtggatgggtgggtgggtgggtggtagcCTGGGAGTAGTAGTATTATTGTCATAGCTATGAGGAGAAATCCCATCATACTCTGAGCTCATTTCTCAGGATTACTATCAGATGGGAAGGTCTCCAGTGGGTGGGATGGTTTGGGCTAATCTTACTGCATGATGACTTGTCAGATACAGGTTGCAGTTCCAATctccgagccgactaggtgaaaaatcagcCGATGTCCCTTATTAACACtgatggctctggataagagtctgctTAATGAAAGAAATGTAAATAAGTCAAAATCAATAATCGCTAACTGCCTGAAAAAATGTGTTCTAATTTGATCAATTAGTATGTCAACACTTCAGAACAAGACAATTAAAGGACAggatgggggtggcaggtagcttagtggttgggccagtaaccaaaagggcactggtttgaatccctgagccgactaggtgaaaaatctgtcaatgtgcacttgaacaaggcacttaacccaattGCTCATGTAagccactctggataagagctgctaaatgactaacatgtaaatgaTGATTCTACTGAAATCACTAGTGTGCCTCAGGAACAGGTAGTGTAAAACTACTGCAGCACTGCCCCCTTCTGGAGAAAAACTAGATATTGCAACCTCCATTTGGTTTAAAAAAGAGAGGATAAACTTTTTTCAAcataaaaacatttatttcccTAGAAGAGTTGAGAAGAACCATATCTCTCAAACAGAGCATAGTTTTTTATCTTCAATTGACACAACAACCCCAAGTAAACCTACATAGACATGAACACTGCACAGTGGAAACCTTAGGCTACATCTGAAGAGGGTTTcgttacaaaaaatatatttcaagTGGGTTCCAGGTACGTTTCAATGCTCAGAACCGGATGGTTAAAGAGCACTTGTTCCATATGTCGAGCTAAACTTTCTTTACCAGTCATTAATTTCTCCACTTATTTCCTATATGACGTAGAGGGATGGAAAGTCTACAGTTTTGTTGCGTTTATTTCCAGTATCATCATCTGTTCTGAACGTCACAGTTCCTCTCGGAGTATCTGTATCTCCGCGAAGTCGTCGAGAGAGCTGCCCTTCAGGGTCTCGTCCGGTCCCTCCGCCGTACCGCTGTCCGACTCCTCCTCGATGGCGAGGCGCACGTCGGCGGAGGAGCACAGTGAACTGACGCTGCTTTGCTCAATGGAGCACAGGGCGCAGGCCAGAGGGGAGCTCAGGACCCTTCCTTCATAGAGGCCCTGGCTCCCCGCGGAGAAGGGAAGCGACACCTGGAACGAGGGCATGGTGATGCTGTGCTTCTTTTGCCGCGCGCCCCATTCCCGCTGCTCCTCCTCGTGCACCAGACGCCTAAAAACATTAGACCTTCTCTTCTCCCGCCTTTTGGAGCGAACGTAGCCCAGCATTATACCAACGAGGAAGACCCCATAAAAGGAGATTACTATGAAAATGTACACGTATGCGTTGCCGTTGCTTTTGTCAGTTTGGGATGCGTCATTAGCCCTCTGCAGGGGAAGAAGTTGGGACGTTGTAAAGTTGTCTGACCTCTCCATCCTCAGTGGAGTTTATGAAGTGGAGTTTATGAAGGAAGTTTCCTTGAAAAACAGAAACATTACAGAGGTTAGGATCTTGATTTGATTCTTTGCCCAGACTTTTACGCACATCTTTacgcacactcacgcacacattTAAGCACACATTTAagcacatcatttctcaattgcAGGCTATACGAATTATTTTATTAATCGTATAAAAGTATGCCTAtttatccaaatacattttttattagaCAAAACTTAGTGAACAATGGCTAAAGCCTATTGTTATTAATGATACACTACTTGTCCAACTTACCGTGCAACAGAGCTGTGGGACATGTGGACCCAGCTGTATGATCCGTGTCCTCGTGTGTGTACGCCTCTCGAATTTAATAACAGGATATCCAAGTGCATGGGAATATTTATATAGCGATCTTGGGATGTCTATAATCACGTGCACTCTGTGGTCGAGAGGCAAGTTTTGGCCCAATGTCAAATTTTGAGTCGACAGAGCCCAGACACAAATGTGACAAACAATGGTTATCCGATTTTCGAACGCTATGTTCCAATTCTGTCAAGTTACTAAAGTGACTTTTCATTTTCTGATAGAATATGATATTTAACAGCTTTTTTTTATTGAATTGATCCAAAATAATTTTCCATCGACATGCATTCGTGTGAGTTAATGGGTGTGCAATGCTTCAACTCTAGCACACCAATCCTGATAAAATTGCACATCCCAATATTGCGAAAATATATATTTCCCGGATGTTGAAATCAGGTTAATTTTCAGTTCTGAAAGATATTTCAAATACTTTTTGGTCATTGATTCAATGGCCAAATTGAATTGTCAATAAAGTTAAACATTATATCACAATAACCCTTTTTTAAATCTATTTAATATTGGAAGAAGGAGCCAACTGAAGATCTCAATATAGAATATTTATAATTGCTGTTATCTGTCAAATGCACACAAGCTTTTCCCACAGCCTTACAACTTGCAGCAATGATGTTCAAAGTGATATAACCTAAACAATAAACCAACAATAAACCAAGACTTCAACTACAATAACATTCTCAGTAACGGTTACAGAAATATATATTTATCTTTCTATGATTGTGATATGTTGTTTATCTATCTTAGTTGAATGCtctgactgtaagttgctttggataagaacgtctgctgaatgactaaaatgCAAATGTGAAAACGTACATTTGCAAAACATGCTGGGTATTATGCTAATGAGCTAACAAGTAAACATTTAGtcccggaccaaatctgaacaatGTTCTGGCCAAATCCAGGCCGGATCTGACtcgaccaaatctgaaccaaacatagatttgattgtttcagatttggtctggtctgGACAAAAATCAACGTCcatggatgttgaaatcaaggccgATCCAgaccacacccacccacacccacatcCAAAAAGACATCCGATCCGGACAGGACCAGAAAAAGACGTCCGATGGACGTTGATCTGTGCTTAGAGGACTATTACTACACATTCACTTACAGGTTAAATGTTCTTATACACCTCTGCTGTACACCTCTAATTGCCCCCCATCtttcttctgagctcgtgctgctaggtgacctaaaccgagacatcctacaatctaagcttgatgccctcaatcccACACAAATGATctatgaacctaccaggtacaaccccaaatccgtaaacatgggcaccctcatagatatcatcctaaccaactcgccctccaaatacacctctgctgttttccgcggcagcctttctaatcgacctggcccgggtatcctggaaggatattgacctcatcccgtcagtagagaatgcctggttattctttaaaagtgccttcctcaccatcttaaataagcatgccacaTTCAAAAAAGGTAGaaccaggaatagatatagtccttggttctctccagacctgactgcccttgaccagcacaaaaacataatgtggcgttctgcattagcatcgaatagcccccgtgatatgcaacttttcagggaagttaggaacaaatatactcaggcagttaggaaagctaaggctagctttttcaagcagaaatttgcatcctgtagcacaaactcaaaaaagttctgggacactgtaaagtccatggagaataagagcacctcctcccagctgcccactgcactgaggctaggaaacactgtcaccaccgataaatccactataattgagaatttcattaagcatttttctatggctggccatgctttccacctggctacccctactctGATCAACAGTcctccaccccccacagcaactctcccaagcctcccccatttctccttcacccaaatccagatagctgatgttctgaaagagctgcaaaatctggatccctacaaatcagccgggctagacaatttggaccctctctttctaaaattatctgcccaaaattgttgcaacccctattaatagcctgttcaacctctcttttgtatcgtctgagattcccatagattggaaagctgccacggtcatccccctcttcaaagggggagacactctagaccaaaactgctacagacctatatctatcctaccctgcctttctaaggtcttcgaaagcctaacaaacagattaccgaccatttcgaatctcaccgtaccttctccggtatgcaatctggtttcagagctggtcatgggtgcacctcagctatgctcaaggtcctaaatgatatcataaccgccatcgataagagacattactgtgcagccgtattcattaaCCTGGCcatggctttcgactctgtcaatcaccacattctcatCGGCAgaatcaacagccttggtttctcaaatgattgcctcacctggttcaccaactacttctctgatagagttcagtgtgtcaaatcggagggcctgttgtccggacctctggcagtctctatgggggtgccacagggttaaattctcggcccgactctcttctctgtatacatcaatgatgtctctcttgctgctggtgatactttgatccacctctacacagacgacaccattctatatacctctggcccttcttagGACACTGTGttattaacaaacctccaaacgagcttcaatgccatacaactctccttccgtggcctccaactgctcttaaatgcaagtaaaactaaatgcatgctcttcaaccgatcgctgcccacacctgcccgcacgtccagcatcactactctggacggttctgacttagaatatgtggacaactacaaatacctaggtgtcttgttagactgtaaactctccttccagactcacattaaacatctccaatccaaaattaattctggaatcggcttcctatttcgcaacaaagcatccttcactcatgctgccaaacataccctcgtaaaactgaccatcctaccgattctcgacttcggcgatgccatttacaaaatatcctccaacaccctactcaacaaattggatgcagtctatcacagtgccatccgctttgacaccaaagccccatatactacccaccactgcgacctgtactctctcgttggctggccctcgcttcatacccgtcgccaaacccactggctccaggtcatctacaagtctctgctaggtaaagcccgccttatctcagctcactggtcaccatagcagcacccacccgtagcacgcgctccagcaggtatatctcactcaggtatatctcactggtcacccccaaagccaattcttcctttggccgcctctccttccagttctctgctgccaacgactggaacgaactgcaataATCACTTAAtctggagactcttatctccctcactagctttaagcaccagctgtcagaacagctcacagatcactgcacctgtacgtagcccatctgtaaatagccgatccaactacctcatccccattctgtatttatttatttatcttgctcctttgcaccccagtatctctagttgcacattcatcttctgcacattctaccattccagtgtttaattggtatattgtaattacttcgccaccatggcctatttattgccttacctcccttatcctacctcatttgcacatgctggaaatatactttttctactgtattattgactgtatgtttgtttattccatgtgtaactctgtgttgttgtatgtgtcgaactgctttgctttatcttggccaggtcgcagttgcaaatgagaacatgttctcaactagcctacctggttaaatagaggtgaaataaaaataaaaataaattattatAGATAATTAAGCAGAGTTTAAAACCACTTAAGCAACAAATTATCTAGGATAGTGCTAACGGGAGGGGTTTGGAAATTTGAGCCTCAAATAAGTAGGCTATGACGAATGACGATGGTGGGCATGGTTGTTTAGTTTGATTTAGCCTGGTCCCTTTTGAGCTTATTGGATAAATTAAGTTAAAAGAGTTTGTTCTAGCTTACAGTTCAAACAGAACTTTGTCACGTAATTATCATCATCATAACCACCTAACGGTACGTCACCAATCACTGCTTTATTATGGGTCTAATTGTAATGGACGACATAATGGACATCAGATTTTTAATTAGACAGtctaatttctcaatttgcactCAAATAACTCAGGACagcactgtcatgacgttgggttgggggtaggtttacgacagtcataaatacctctttccccctttttctctctccccactataactgatgtgacataaggaaacccatgggttaacatagagattctgggtaacatcagaagttggggggaaatgaactatattgtGGCAATccaaccaactgaacatatgcggtggtacttaaggtatattatgtcagttcggttgccctctgacacattctcatcaatgatagaatgacataaacgctactgtgaaaagtctaaacgtcagaggtatcggattcacatggaattgttgtttaattcaaatgtttgaatatgacattgtttgtgaagaggtgaaatgtaattttaccttccaaatgagagatctgtgtttt harbors:
- the LOC139549411 gene encoding potassium voltage-gated channel subfamily E member 4-like, coding for MERSDNFTTSQLLPLQRANDASQTDKSNGNAYVYIFIVISFYGVFLVGIMLGYVRSKRREKRRSNVFRRLVHEEEQREWGARQKKHSITMPSFQVSLPFSAGSQGLYEGRVLSSPLACALCSIEQSSVSSLCSSADVRLAIEEESDSGTAEGPDETLKGSSLDDFAEIQILREEL